A genomic window from Phycisphaerales bacterium includes:
- a CDS encoding glycosyltransferase family 9 protein yields the protein MPSWVGDVVMATPTLRRLRDRFKGSFIGGLVRPGMDQLLAGTAFFDELHVERASGVMGPKFVAAKVRPRRYDTALLLTNSFSTALVVRLAGIPRRIGYDRDARGLLLTDRLEAPRRERGGWAPVPAVEYYLRLAERFLLSPGSEGAASPAGRVPPMELATTESEERSADDLLARAGIAPGARMALLNPGGNNPAKRWPVERFAALADYLAERHAMTVLLNGSPAEAELVGAIASACRIARPVQLPGLGINLGSLKAVIRRCRLMVTNDTGPRHIAGAFGVPLVSLFGPTDPRWTIIPAPEVVLKADPTLPESEVAEDHPERCRIERISLEAVVEGVETALQGVPTYRA from the coding sequence ATGCCGAGCTGGGTTGGCGATGTGGTCATGGCGACGCCCACGCTGCGCCGGCTGCGCGACCGCTTCAAGGGCTCATTCATCGGCGGCCTCGTTCGCCCGGGGATGGACCAGCTGCTCGCGGGCACCGCGTTCTTCGACGAGCTGCACGTGGAACGGGCGAGCGGGGTGATGGGGCCGAAGTTCGTGGCGGCGAAGGTGCGGCCGCGGCGGTACGACACGGCCCTGCTGCTGACGAACTCTTTCTCGACGGCGCTGGTGGTGCGGCTGGCGGGCATTCCCCGCCGCATCGGCTACGACCGCGACGCCCGCGGGCTGCTGCTGACGGACCGCTTGGAAGCGCCCCGCCGGGAGCGCGGCGGGTGGGCGCCAGTGCCGGCGGTGGAGTACTACCTGAGGCTGGCGGAGCGATTCCTGCTGTCGCCCGGGAGCGAGGGCGCGGCATCGCCCGCGGGGCGCGTTCCCCCGATGGAACTTGCGACAACCGAGTCGGAGGAGCGGAGTGCGGACGACCTGCTCGCCCGCGCGGGCATCGCGCCCGGCGCCCGGATGGCGCTCCTTAACCCGGGCGGTAATAACCCGGCGAAGCGCTGGCCTGTTGAGCGATTTGCCGCGCTCGCGGACTACCTGGCGGAGCGGCACGCGATGACCGTCCTGCTCAACGGCTCACCTGCGGAGGCCGAGCTCGTCGGGGCGATCGCCAGCGCGTGCCGCATCGCCCGCCCGGTGCAGCTCCCCGGCCTCGGGATCAACCTGGGCTCGCTCAAGGCCGTGATCCGCCGCTGTCGCCTGATGGTCACCAACGACACCGGTCCGCGCCACATCGCGGGCGCGTTCGGCGTGCCCTTGGTCTCGCTCTTTGGCCCCACCGACCCCCGCTGGACCATCATTCCGGCACCGGAGGTCGTACTGAAGGCAGACCCCACGCTGCCCGAATCCGAGGTTGCCGAGGACCACCCGGAAAGGTGCCGCATCGAAAGGATCAGCCTGGAAGCGGTGGTGGAGGGGGTGGAAACCGCATTGCAAGGCGTGCCGACCTACAGGGCTTGA
- a CDS encoding VWA domain-containing protein, with amino-acid sequence MTAAADQLTLTAAFDRDNIDVRGTSVRYLVVDATAPTLPTVRSEKPPLNLSLVIDASGSMTGPPLEAAKQAAASVAEALSESDALSIISFDTESIVHLPPTRQDSAAKARTARAIAALQPRESTNLSDGWLKGCEQVATEMQARAGLRNRVVLFSDGHANHGIMDPAQLATHAAELYRRGIITSCVGIGAGYSEVQIASIAEHGGGNLHHADTPGQIANVVLGELDQLRETAVESCDFVLELPEGVRVEVMGDYACRTEASRLVCTLGPLVSGAQRAAIFKVTCSDGSLGSTIHFDVRARWTRPGATSPNTTRASRSSLRYVDRCHLADRDLRLASRVAQTWQAWAVRSAMRLNQDGALKAAYDFVERELRYLRRYCEALPEGNQLVIQLERLQPMLNAHFDRLTAKEISSSVGRFMRARRDHRPSSKSSWSDHLNP; translated from the coding sequence ATGACCGCAGCCGCTGACCAACTGACCCTCACCGCGGCCTTCGACCGCGACAACATCGATGTGCGCGGCACCTCCGTGCGCTACCTCGTCGTCGACGCTACCGCCCCCACTCTCCCCACCGTGCGGAGCGAGAAGCCGCCGCTCAACCTCTCGCTCGTCATCGACGCGTCGGGCTCCATGACCGGACCGCCGCTCGAGGCCGCCAAGCAGGCCGCGGCAAGTGTCGCCGAGGCCCTCTCAGAGAGCGATGCCCTCTCCATCATCTCTTTCGATACCGAATCCATCGTCCACCTGCCCCCCACCCGCCAGGACTCCGCCGCGAAGGCGCGCACCGCCCGGGCGATCGCGGCCCTCCAGCCCCGCGAAAGCACCAACCTCTCCGACGGCTGGCTCAAGGGCTGCGAGCAGGTCGCCACCGAGATGCAGGCCCGCGCCGGCCTGCGCAACCGCGTCGTGCTCTTCTCCGACGGGCACGCCAACCACGGCATCATGGACCCCGCCCAGCTCGCCACCCACGCGGCCGAGCTGTACCGGCGCGGCATCATTACCTCCTGCGTCGGGATCGGCGCCGGTTACTCCGAGGTGCAGATTGCGTCCATCGCCGAACACGGCGGCGGCAACCTCCACCACGCCGATACCCCCGGCCAGATCGCCAACGTCGTCCTGGGAGAGCTGGATCAACTGCGCGAGACCGCCGTCGAGTCCTGTGATTTCGTGCTCGAACTCCCCGAGGGCGTCCGCGTGGAGGTCATGGGCGACTACGCCTGCCGCACCGAAGCCAGCCGCCTCGTGTGCACGCTCGGCCCGCTGGTGAGCGGCGCACAGCGCGCCGCCATTTTCAAAGTTACCTGCTCCGACGGCTCGCTCGGCTCAACGATCCACTTCGATGTTCGCGCACGATGGACCCGCCCTGGCGCGACCTCGCCGAACACCACGCGGGCCAGCCGCTCCAGCCTCCGCTACGTCGACCGCTGCCACCTTGCAGACCGCGACCTGCGCCTCGCTTCCCGTGTCGCGCAGACATGGCAGGCCTGGGCCGTGCGCTCCGCCATGCGCCTCAACCAGGACGGCGCCCTGAAAGCCGCTTACGACTTCGTCGAGCGCGAGCTGCGGTACCTCCGCCGCTACTGCGAAGCACTCCCCGAGGGCAACCAACTCGTCATCCAGCTCGAGCGGCTCCAGCCCATGCTCAACGCCCACTTCGACCGCCTCACCGCCAAGGAGATCTCGTCATCCGTCGGCAGGTTCATGCGCGCAAGGCGCGACCACCGCCCCTCGTCCAAGTCCTCCTGGTCAGACCATCTCAACCCATAA
- a CDS encoding helix-turn-helix domain-containing protein — MGEQTFSLTALSELAGIEPRTIRSYIEKGLLPGPTSLGRSASYSQDHLDRLSVITLLRDAHRDISLEQIRALLAHLSQQQIRAIAAGEVRIGAVIDPQSLKSPSTSALDYLKTIRSPPSAPTHLARAMRAPPPEPTSLPPLDRLVDTLRALSGSQPTRPVKGEVWHRVQITPDIELSIRGPLSEEQLATVHRLGDQLRQLLTKGPSHDRSR, encoded by the coding sequence GTGGGGGAACAAACCTTTAGCCTCACCGCCCTGTCCGAACTCGCTGGAATTGAGCCGCGCACGATCCGCTCCTACATCGAAAAGGGGCTTCTGCCGGGCCCCACCAGTCTGGGCCGGTCTGCTTCCTACAGCCAGGACCACCTCGACCGTCTCAGCGTCATCACCCTGCTGCGGGATGCCCACCGTGACATCAGCCTCGAACAGATCCGTGCGTTGCTCGCACACCTGAGCCAGCAGCAGATCCGCGCCATCGCCGCCGGCGAGGTGCGGATCGGCGCGGTCATCGACCCCCAGAGCCTCAAGTCGCCCTCGACCTCCGCCCTGGACTACCTCAAGACGATCCGCAGCCCCCCATCCGCTCCCACTCACCTGGCCCGAGCGATGCGGGCGCCGCCGCCTGAACCCACCTCGCTCCCGCCGCTCGATCGGCTGGTAGACACCCTCCGCGCCCTCTCAGGCTCGCAGCCGACCCGCCCCGTCAAAGGCGAGGTGTGGCACCGCGTGCAGATCACACCCGACATTGAGCTCTCGATCCGCGGCCCCTTGTCCGAAGAGCAGCTCGCCACGGTCCACCGCCTCGGCGATCAGCTCCGGCAACTCCTCACGAAAGGACCCTCACATGACCGCAGCCGCTGA
- a CDS encoding AAA family ATPase: MNTDLITTPIRLGHTCLRVVTWEEAEARQAAFGAAGELGLELWTWSATSGLVRGPLSGNPIKDTANPGAALVFLRTNLVSSSLVVMLDLADHLGDPHVLRALREFAEQLRAGTPHGSAILMIDYKDEVPGVVERMSHTVTPPLPTDEQIEGLVRRCVRNINVGTPLRVSLSKGELGAMVQHLRGLDRRHVEELIRGVVLDDKALNADDLARLVRAKRERIGSRGVLEFVDAPAALDEIGGLDRLKTWLKRRELSFTKEAKEFGIAPPRGVLLLGVQGAGKSLAAKAIATAWKRPLLRLDPGTLYDRYIGESEKRLRDALAQAEAMSPAVLWIDEIEKGFASAASRSTDGGLSQRMFGTLLTWMQEHTSPLFLVATANDIEALPPELLRKGRFDEIFFVDLPGDDARRRIFEVHLARRKVKADGLDLAALVNASMGYSGSEIEQAVIAALHEAFSSGGTMTTESLMKCIRESPPLSVTMGERIAALRAWSQGRCVPAD, encoded by the coding sequence ATGAACACCGACCTGATCACCACCCCCATACGCCTGGGCCACACCTGCCTCCGCGTGGTCACATGGGAGGAGGCGGAGGCACGGCAGGCGGCGTTCGGTGCGGCGGGGGAGCTAGGCCTGGAGCTGTGGACATGGTCGGCCACAAGCGGGCTGGTGCGGGGGCCGCTGTCTGGTAACCCGATCAAAGACACCGCCAACCCCGGCGCGGCCCTGGTGTTTCTGCGCACCAACCTGGTCAGCTCGAGCTTGGTCGTGATGCTCGACCTCGCCGACCACCTTGGCGACCCGCACGTGCTGCGGGCGCTGCGCGAGTTCGCGGAGCAGCTCCGCGCCGGGACGCCGCACGGCAGCGCGATCCTCATGATCGACTACAAGGACGAGGTGCCCGGGGTGGTGGAGCGGATGTCGCACACGGTCACTCCGCCGCTGCCCACCGACGAGCAGATCGAGGGGCTGGTCCGCCGGTGCGTGCGGAACATCAATGTTGGCACGCCGCTCAGGGTGTCGCTGAGCAAGGGGGAGCTGGGGGCAATGGTGCAGCACCTTCGGGGTCTGGACCGCCGGCACGTCGAGGAGCTCATCCGCGGCGTGGTGCTGGATGACAAGGCCCTCAACGCCGACGACCTCGCGCGGCTGGTGCGCGCCAAGCGCGAGCGGATCGGCTCCCGCGGCGTCCTCGAGTTCGTCGACGCTCCCGCGGCCCTGGACGAGATCGGCGGCCTCGACCGCCTCAAGACCTGGCTCAAGCGCCGCGAGCTGAGCTTCACGAAGGAGGCAAAGGAGTTCGGCATTGCACCGCCGCGGGGCGTGCTGCTGCTGGGGGTGCAGGGCGCGGGCAAGAGCCTGGCGGCCAAGGCGATAGCGACAGCGTGGAAGCGGCCGCTGCTGCGGCTGGACCCCGGGACGCTGTACGACCGCTACATCGGCGAGAGCGAGAAGCGGCTGCGCGATGCGTTGGCGCAGGCCGAGGCGATGTCGCCGGCGGTGCTGTGGATCGACGAGATCGAGAAGGGCTTCGCGTCGGCCGCGAGCCGCAGCACCGATGGCGGGCTGAGCCAGCGGATGTTCGGCACGCTGCTGACGTGGATGCAGGAGCACACGAGCCCGCTGTTCCTGGTGGCGACCGCCAATGACATCGAGGCCCTGCCGCCCGAGCTGCTGCGGAAGGGGAGGTTCGACGAAATCTTCTTTGTGGACCTTCCTGGAGACGATGCGCGACGGCGCATCTTTGAGGTGCACCTGGCCAGGCGCAAGGTGAAGGCCGATGGGCTCGACCTTGCCGCGCTTGTGAATGCCAGCATGGGCTACAGCGGCTCGGAGATCGAGCAGGCGGTGATCGCGGCCTTGCACGAGGCGTTCTCTTCGGGGGGCACCATGACGACAGAGTCTCTGATGAAGTGCATCCGCGAGAGCCCGCCGCTCTCGGTGACCATGGGCGAGCGGATCGCCGCTTTGCGGGCGTGGTCGCAGGGGCGGTGTGTGCCCGCGGATTGA
- a CDS encoding transglutaminase-like domain-containing protein, with amino-acid sequence MKALAIMALALLAGTTVQAQVKPKPPAPAAPADRVRDITDAVLAELAETGNADAAKKRAEALFESLVAYSPISPQSDLTALRSAGTLRRVTAMLAEVPAARRKEAAALLRGSPRLREALAWSVTAKDTPEKVVAVLQRLAVDGPERAEEFANLSAAICVVFDEPVRRTVYKGGGEVERLKPPQPQAVFEYFTANEQRMQLGLKGLPVELLVHVVDLAEPKADWGWALEKYGKQRIFGHLYDDPRYDTDCLRRGTQKKWVPAGWSLENVLKHGGVCEDRALFAAGVAKANGVPAAYCSGTSSEMGHAWVGVLEVNGRNAKWNFTYGRFGDYDHLRGEVTDPQSGDKIADGTMSLLAESLVGDTTARRDAQVLTDAAAYLAGLRGTVFKPEKPEHGKPLVSARKAEMTAVLELLEAGLRRCPSYIEGWRLLASLGEDDRFDITAKKRWGTVLINLCGSRYPDFCLEILTPLVRSMPEEKERQAMWEWGARQFPGRADLVAQVRFAQAEDWENAGNKGRAWEAYQDVIARYLNAGPFSVRALARCEALLKGDGKEGEAVRLYADAWKRVERPGGSAPEFLWQSNWFRIGMGYARVLTAGGREREAADIMRTLGLE; translated from the coding sequence ATGAAGGCTCTCGCGATCATGGCCCTGGCGTTGCTGGCGGGTACGACGGTGCAGGCGCAGGTGAAGCCGAAGCCGCCCGCCCCGGCCGCGCCAGCGGACCGCGTGCGGGACATCACCGATGCGGTGCTGGCTGAACTTGCCGAGACCGGCAACGCCGACGCGGCGAAGAAGCGGGCCGAGGCGCTGTTTGAGTCGCTGGTGGCCTACTCGCCGATCTCGCCGCAGTCCGATCTGACCGCGCTCCGGAGCGCTGGAACGCTCCGTCGTGTGACCGCCATGCTCGCCGAGGTCCCGGCGGCGCGACGCAAGGAAGCGGCGGCCCTGCTCCGCGGGAGCCCGCGGCTTCGCGAGGCGCTCGCCTGGAGCGTGACCGCCAAGGACACACCCGAAAAAGTTGTTGCGGTGCTCCAGCGGCTTGCCGTGGACGGCCCTGAGCGCGCGGAGGAGTTCGCGAACCTCAGCGCGGCCATCTGCGTGGTGTTCGATGAGCCCGTCCGTCGCACCGTCTACAAGGGTGGGGGCGAAGTGGAGCGGCTCAAGCCGCCGCAGCCGCAGGCAGTGTTCGAGTACTTCACTGCCAACGAGCAGCGGATGCAGCTGGGGCTGAAAGGCTTGCCGGTTGAGCTGCTCGTGCACGTGGTGGACCTGGCAGAGCCGAAGGCCGACTGGGGCTGGGCCCTTGAGAAGTACGGAAAGCAGCGGATCTTCGGCCACCTGTACGATGACCCGCGGTACGACACCGATTGCCTCAGGCGCGGCACCCAGAAAAAGTGGGTGCCCGCGGGCTGGTCGCTCGAGAACGTGCTGAAGCACGGCGGTGTGTGCGAGGACCGCGCCCTGTTCGCCGCGGGGGTCGCGAAGGCTAACGGCGTGCCGGCCGCGTACTGCAGCGGCACTTCGAGCGAAATGGGGCATGCCTGGGTTGGCGTGCTCGAGGTCAACGGCCGCAATGCGAAGTGGAACTTCACCTACGGGCGCTTTGGCGACTATGACCACCTGCGCGGTGAGGTGACTGACCCGCAGAGCGGGGACAAGATTGCCGACGGCACGATGTCGCTGCTCGCCGAGTCGCTGGTGGGCGACACCACTGCGCGGCGTGACGCACAGGTGCTGACCGACGCGGCCGCGTACCTCGCGGGCTTGCGCGGCACGGTGTTCAAGCCCGAGAAGCCGGAGCACGGCAAGCCCCTTGTGTCGGCGCGGAAGGCGGAGATGACGGCGGTGCTCGAACTGCTGGAGGCGGGCCTGCGCCGCTGTCCGTCGTATATCGAGGGTTGGCGGCTGCTGGCGAGCCTTGGCGAGGACGACCGGTTCGACATCACCGCCAAGAAGCGGTGGGGGACCGTGCTGATCAACCTGTGCGGGAGCCGCTACCCCGACTTCTGCCTGGAGATCCTGACGCCGCTCGTGCGGAGCATGCCGGAGGAGAAGGAACGGCAGGCGATGTGGGAGTGGGGGGCGCGCCAGTTTCCCGGGCGTGCGGACCTGGTGGCGCAGGTGCGGTTCGCGCAGGCCGAGGACTGGGAGAACGCCGGCAACAAGGGGCGGGCGTGGGAGGCGTACCAGGACGTGATCGCGCGGTACCTCAACGCGGGGCCGTTCTCGGTGCGGGCGCTGGCCAGGTGCGAGGCGCTGCTCAAGGGTGACGGCAAGGAGGGGGAGGCCGTGCGGCTGTACGCCGACGCGTGGAAGCGGGTGGAGCGGCCCGGGGGCAGCGCGCCGGAGTTCCTGTGGCAGAGCAACTGGTTCCGGATCGGGATGGGCTATGCGCGGGTGCTGACGGCGGGCGGGCGCGAGCGCGAGGCCGCGGACATCATGCGCACGCTGGGACTGGAGTAG
- a CDS encoding leucyl aminopeptidase family protein: MFQSVTFKANLSPSTAECLVLPYFGEKGRNAGLDARTKAFAAGLGLTDAVNGALSRTEATGDANSLVEAFGVVAKRRGRGQDGAAAPQRVLLLGLGNKEKFDGTSLRNAAAAVGRRLASVKARSVWLELEGVLGELDAEQAGSAVGEGLGLLGWVCDEFRGKATTDPKRVPLAIGGDGDFGAGIQRGLGLAESTNYCRTLSQTPPNIATPGWMAEQARRLGRKHGLGVRVWEGDELEKERFEGLINVGKASENGPCMIRLEWNPRGATGKPIVLIGKTMTYDTGGLSLKINNGMVGMKRDKDGGCAVLGAMHAIATVIKPRRRVVALLAAAENSISDEAYRPDDVLRYRNGVTVEVTNTDAEGRLVLADALCWACEKENPAYIVDLATLTGGVITALGSTYCGMFCEDERLRGRIEEAAKAAGERVWRLPMHQEYRDMMKSPVADIVNSNPNRKAHPIQGAAFLSYFVEERVPWCHLDIAGVHVADKNAGPYIDGPTGWGVRLLANLVGQ, from the coding sequence ATGTTCCAGTCCGTGACGTTCAAAGCCAACCTGAGCCCCTCGACTGCCGAGTGCCTCGTGCTGCCGTACTTCGGCGAGAAGGGCAGGAACGCCGGGCTGGATGCGCGTACGAAGGCGTTCGCGGCGGGCCTGGGGCTGACAGATGCGGTCAACGGCGCGCTGTCGCGCACCGAAGCCACCGGCGACGCGAACTCGCTGGTCGAGGCCTTTGGGGTCGTAGCCAAGCGGCGCGGGCGGGGCCAGGACGGCGCGGCCGCGCCCCAGCGAGTGCTGCTGCTGGGGCTGGGCAACAAGGAGAAGTTCGACGGCACCAGCCTGCGCAACGCGGCCGCGGCGGTCGGCCGGCGGCTCGCCAGCGTCAAGGCCCGCTCGGTGTGGCTCGAGCTCGAGGGCGTGCTCGGCGAGCTGGATGCGGAGCAGGCCGGCAGCGCAGTGGGCGAGGGGCTTGGTTTGCTCGGCTGGGTGTGCGATGAGTTCCGCGGAAAGGCGACCACCGACCCCAAGCGCGTGCCGCTCGCGATCGGTGGTGATGGCGACTTCGGGGCCGGCATCCAGCGCGGCCTGGGCCTGGCTGAAAGCACGAACTACTGCCGCACGCTCAGCCAGACGCCGCCGAACATCGCAACGCCGGGCTGGATGGCCGAGCAGGCCCGCAGGCTGGGGCGCAAGCATGGCCTTGGCGTGCGCGTGTGGGAGGGCGACGAGCTCGAGAAGGAGCGGTTCGAGGGGCTGATCAACGTGGGCAAGGCCAGCGAGAACGGGCCGTGCATGATCCGCCTGGAGTGGAACCCGCGGGGCGCGACGGGCAAGCCGATCGTGCTCATCGGCAAGACGATGACCTACGACACCGGCGGCTTGTCGCTCAAGATCAACAACGGCATGGTCGGTATGAAGCGCGACAAGGACGGCGGGTGCGCCGTGCTGGGCGCGATGCACGCGATCGCGACGGTGATCAAGCCCCGCCGGCGCGTGGTGGCCCTGCTCGCGGCCGCGGAGAACTCCATCAGCGACGAGGCCTACCGCCCTGACGATGTGCTCCGGTACCGCAACGGCGTGACGGTGGAGGTGACGAACACCGATGCCGAGGGACGCCTGGTGCTGGCCGATGCGCTGTGCTGGGCGTGCGAGAAGGAGAACCCGGCGTACATCGTGGACCTCGCGACCCTCACTGGCGGCGTGATCACCGCCCTGGGCAGCACTTACTGCGGGATGTTCTGCGAGGACGAGCGGCTGCGCGGGCGGATCGAGGAAGCGGCGAAGGCGGCGGGGGAGCGGGTGTGGCGCCTGCCCATGCACCAGGAATACCGGGACATGATGAAGAGCCCGGTGGCCGACATCGTCAACAGCAACCCCAACCGGAAGGCCCACCCGATTCAGGGCGCGGCGTTCCTGAGCTACTTCGTTGAGGAGCGAGTGCCGTGGTGCCACCTCGACATCGCGGGCGTGCACGTGGCGGACAAGAACGCGGGGCCGTACATCGACGGGCCGACGGGGTGGGGCGTGAGGCTGCTGGCGAACCTGGTGGGGCAGTAA
- the tuf gene encoding elongation factor Tu, with the protein MAKGVFERKKPHVNVGTIGHIDHGKSTLTAALSARSAARFGGEIKSYADITKGGTVRDANKTVTIASSHTEYETTKRHYAHVDCPGHADFVKNMITGAAQMDGAILVVSAADGPMPQTREHVLLARQVGVPYIVVFMNKVDLVDDPELLDLVELEVRELLKKYGFPGDTTPVIRGQSKLAVENPKDDKACKPIDDLFDAIDSYIPEPAREVDKPFLMSIEDVFSIKGRGTVATGRIERGMVKVGDTVEIVGLKAEIKPTVVTGVEMFNKTLDSGMAGDNVGALLRGVEKDDIERGQVLCKPKSITPHSKFKGEVYVLTKEEGGRHTPFFSGYRPQFYFRTTDVTGSTKLLGGAEMCMPGDNVTMEIDLMGKPVAMEKGLRFAVREGGRTIGSGVVVEILD; encoded by the coding sequence ATGGCAAAGGGCGTATTCGAGCGGAAGAAACCACACGTCAACGTCGGCACCATCGGTCACATCGACCACGGCAAGTCGACCCTCACCGCGGCGCTCTCGGCCCGTTCCGCGGCCCGCTTCGGCGGTGAGATCAAGTCCTACGCCGACATCACCAAGGGCGGCACCGTCCGTGACGCCAACAAGACGGTGACCATCGCGTCCTCGCACACCGAGTACGAGACCACCAAGCGGCACTACGCCCACGTCGACTGCCCGGGCCACGCCGACTTCGTCAAGAACATGATCACCGGCGCCGCCCAGATGGACGGCGCGATCCTCGTCGTCTCCGCCGCCGACGGCCCCATGCCCCAGACGCGCGAGCACGTGCTGCTCGCCCGTCAGGTCGGTGTGCCCTACATCGTCGTCTTCATGAACAAGGTCGACCTCGTCGACGACCCCGAGCTCCTCGACCTCGTTGAGCTCGAGGTGCGCGAGCTCCTCAAGAAGTACGGCTTCCCCGGTGACACCACCCCCGTGATCCGCGGCCAGTCCAAGCTCGCCGTCGAGAACCCCAAGGACGACAAGGCCTGCAAGCCCATCGATGACCTCTTCGACGCCATCGACAGCTACATCCCCGAGCCCGCCCGCGAGGTCGACAAGCCCTTCCTCATGTCGATCGAGGACGTGTTCTCGATCAAGGGTCGTGGTACCGTCGCCACCGGCCGTATCGAGCGCGGCATGGTGAAGGTCGGCGACACCGTCGAGATCGTCGGCCTCAAGGCCGAGATCAAGCCCACCGTCGTGACCGGCGTCGAGATGTTCAACAAGACCCTCGACAGCGGCATGGCCGGCGACAACGTCGGCGCCCTGCTCCGCGGCGTTGAGAAGGACGACATCGAGCGCGGCCAGGTGCTCTGCAAGCCCAAGTCGATCACGCCCCACAGCAAGTTCAAGGGCGAGGTCTACGTTCTCACCAAGGAAGAGGGTGGGCGCCACACGCCGTTCTTCAGCGGCTACCGCCCCCAGTTCTACTTCCGCACGACGGACGTGACCGGCAGCACCAAGCTGCTCGGCGGGGCCGAGATGTGCATGCCCGGCGACAACGTGACCATGGAGATCGACCTCATGGGCAAGCCGGTCGCCATGGAGAAGGGCCTCCGCTTCGCCGTGCGTGAGGGTGGCCGCACCATCGGTTCGGGCGTCGTGGTCGAGATCCTCGACTAA
- the rpmG gene encoding 50S ribosomal protein L33 yields the protein MAKKKSMAREYVWLQCTETGDLNYRTSLNTKGGMPEGVKEGLSKYCPRLRRHTLHKIKRK from the coding sequence ATGGCGAAGAAGAAGTCAATGGCCCGCGAGTACGTGTGGCTTCAGTGCACCGAGACGGGCGACCTGAACTACCGCACCTCCCTCAACACCAAGGGCGGCATGCCCGAGGGCGTGAAGGAAGGCCTCAGCAAGTACTGCCCGCGCCTGCGCCGCCACACGCTGCACAAGATCAAGCGCAAGTGA
- the secE gene encoding preprotein translocase subunit SecE, producing MEPKSHYSFGIYKYGQGYWVRMLTAIMLGVLFLSAAAWAWGQLTKLSIPMPTWAFTVNQIDGSPAVGQSVTLLRAGNTAEKVGTAVIQSAEPSGSDYRLVVGDIVLEPNSHMLDAKQMEALGAQGARSFYGAVNAAAGIRVFDLVYIQIAVAGLIVLVGAWMIYYYVGRKAESVDFLIATDAEMRKVNWGTRKVILDSTWVVIGATFLIAFVIFLSDTILFKLAQVIGLMGTK from the coding sequence ATGGAGCCCAAGAGCCACTACTCCTTCGGCATCTACAAGTACGGCCAGGGCTACTGGGTCCGGATGCTCACGGCCATCATGCTGGGCGTCCTGTTCCTCTCGGCCGCGGCCTGGGCGTGGGGCCAGCTCACCAAGCTCTCCATCCCCATGCCGACATGGGCGTTCACGGTCAACCAGATCGACGGCAGCCCTGCGGTCGGTCAGTCGGTCACCCTCCTGCGGGCGGGCAACACCGCAGAGAAGGTTGGCACCGCCGTCATCCAGTCGGCCGAGCCCTCGGGCAGCGACTACCGCCTCGTTGTCGGGGACATCGTTCTCGAGCCCAACAGCCACATGCTGGACGCCAAGCAGATGGAGGCTCTGGGCGCTCAGGGGGCACGCTCGTTCTACGGCGCCGTCAATGCCGCGGCCGGCATCCGCGTGTTCGACCTGGTGTACATCCAGATCGCCGTCGCGGGCCTGATCGTGCTCGTGGGCGCGTGGATGATCTACTACTACGTCGGCCGCAAGGCCGAGAGCGTGGACTTCCTGATCGCAACCGACGCTGAGATGCGGAAGGTCAACTGGGGCACCCGCAAGGTAATCCTGGACTCCACGTGGGTGGTGATCGGTGCGACGTTCCTGATCGCGTTCGTGATCTTCCTGTCCGACACCATCCTGTTCAAGCTGGCGCAGGTCATTGGGCTGATGGGGACGAAGTAA
- the nusG gene encoding transcription termination/antitermination protein NusG, with protein MEKTGTSTAFDGRPNERGDLLRPDELVRQEGMNWFVLRVASNKESSVRETLLRKVQIEGMTHLVGRILVPTEKTKTIKAGKQKVTETKLYPGYVFVEMRLEPDGRIPQDVFFLIKETTGVGDFVGTAGRPTPMKDHEIEKMLKDSRKPEDEPSVKLVFGKGEHVVIKEGPFQSYEGTVDEVFPEKGIVRVLVTIFGRQAPIDLEEWQIGKAENT; from the coding sequence ATGGAAAAGACCGGTACCAGCACGGCATTCGACGGGCGCCCCAACGAGCGCGGCGACCTCCTCCGGCCCGACGAGCTCGTGCGGCAGGAGGGCATGAACTGGTTCGTCCTCCGCGTGGCCTCCAACAAGGAGAGCTCCGTCCGTGAGACGCTGCTCCGCAAGGTGCAGATCGAGGGCATGACCCATCTCGTCGGCCGCATCCTCGTCCCCACCGAGAAGACCAAGACCATCAAGGCCGGCAAGCAGAAGGTGACCGAGACCAAGCTCTACCCCGGCTACGTGTTCGTCGAGATGCGCCTGGAGCCCGACGGCCGCATCCCCCAGGACGTCTTCTTCCTCATCAAGGAGACGACCGGCGTGGGCGACTTCGTGGGCACGGCCGGCCGGCCTACCCCGATGAAGGACCACGAGATCGAGAAGATGCTCAAGGACAGCCGCAAGCCCGAGGACGAGCCCAGCGTCAAGCTGGTCTTCGGCAAGGGCGAGCACGTGGTCATCAAGGAAGGCCCCTTCCAGAGCTACGAGGGCACCGTCGACGAGGTCTTCCCGGAGAAGGGCATCGTCCGCGTGCTCGTCACCATCTTCGGCCGCCAGGCCCCGATCGACCTCGAAGAGTGGCAGATCGGCAAGGCCGAGAACACCTGA